A window from Caulobacter sp. X encodes these proteins:
- a CDS encoding pyridoxal phosphate-dependent aminotransferase has translation MRAEIEPFHAIAISRLAHQLKMEGRSIIHMEFGQPSTGAPSKAIAKAHEILDAEAMGYWESPHLREKIAQRYQALYGVTVEPERIVLTCGASPALVLALSSVFQPGDRIAIARPGYVAYRNTIKALHLEPVEIACGPEDRFQLTAKHLAALEPAPAGVIVASPANPTGTIIAPDELAAIAQVCRERGIRVISDEIYHGLTYAGRTPSMLEFAPDALIVNSFSKYFSMAGWRLGWLLTPAGEDLERARAYVGNLFLTAPSLAQHAGLAAMDCLDELEGHIAVYRRNRELMLEALPALGLRKIAPPDGAFYIWADIGHLTDDSLNFCKDLLRDTGVCTAPGVDFDPVEGHRFIRFSFAVSTAEVEEAIGRMTPWFAARAANPGPSPGR, from the coding sequence ATGCGCGCCGAGATCGAACCCTTCCACGCCATCGCCATCAGCCGCCTGGCCCACCAGCTGAAGATGGAGGGCCGCTCGATCATCCACATGGAGTTCGGCCAGCCGTCGACCGGCGCGCCGAGCAAGGCGATCGCCAAGGCCCACGAAATCCTCGACGCCGAGGCCATGGGCTACTGGGAGAGCCCGCATCTGCGCGAGAAGATCGCCCAGCGCTACCAGGCGCTCTACGGCGTCACGGTCGAGCCGGAGCGGATCGTCCTGACCTGCGGCGCGTCTCCGGCCCTGGTGCTGGCCCTGTCCAGCGTGTTCCAGCCCGGCGACCGCATCGCCATCGCCCGCCCCGGCTACGTCGCCTATCGCAACACCATCAAGGCGCTGCACCTTGAGCCCGTCGAGATCGCCTGCGGGCCGGAAGACCGCTTCCAGCTGACGGCCAAGCACCTGGCCGCGTTGGAGCCCGCTCCCGCCGGCGTCATCGTCGCCAGCCCCGCCAACCCGACCGGCACGATCATCGCGCCTGACGAGCTCGCCGCGATCGCCCAAGTCTGCCGGGAACGCGGCATCCGCGTCATCAGCGACGAGATTTATCACGGCCTGACCTACGCCGGCCGCACCCCGTCGATGCTGGAGTTCGCCCCCGACGCCCTGATCGTCAACAGCTTCAGCAAGTACTTCAGCATGGCCGGTTGGCGGCTGGGCTGGCTGCTGACGCCGGCGGGCGAGGATCTTGAGCGGGCCCGCGCCTATGTCGGCAACCTGTTCCTGACCGCGCCCTCCCTGGCCCAGCACGCGGGCTTGGCGGCCATGGACTGCCTGGACGAGCTGGAAGGCCACATCGCCGTCTATCGCCGCAATCGCGAGCTGATGCTGGAGGCCCTGCCGGCGCTCGGCCTGCGAAAGATCGCCCCGCCCGACGGCGCGTTCTACATCTGGGCCGACATCGGCCACCTGACCGACGACTCGCTGAACTTCTGCAAGGACCTGCTGCGCGACACCGGGGTCTGCACCGCGCCGGGCGTCGACTTCGACCCGGTCGAAGGACACCGCTTCATCCGCTTCAGCTTCGCGGTGTCGACGGCCGAGGTCGAGGAGGCTATCGGCCGGATGACTCCGTGGTTCGCTGCCCGAGCCGCCAATCCAGGCCCATCGCCAGGAAGGTGA
- a CDS encoding ion channel, which yields MAELYAFALSLALIFAAVMIHYQSLRLLSAGQASPKLSDQLKILLVIFGLIIAHVLEAALFAFGYWVGERALGLGAFVGVASMSASQLFFFSIETFTTQGVGDVYPVGALRLIASLEPLAGLILIGWSGSFTFLAMGLDWRLGQRTTESSGR from the coding sequence ATGGCCGAACTCTACGCCTTCGCTCTGTCCCTCGCCCTGATCTTCGCGGCGGTGATGATCCACTACCAGTCCTTGCGGCTGCTATCCGCCGGTCAGGCCTCGCCCAAACTGTCGGATCAGCTGAAGATCTTGCTGGTGATCTTCGGCCTGATCATCGCGCACGTCCTCGAGGCGGCGTTGTTCGCGTTCGGCTATTGGGTCGGCGAGCGCGCCCTGGGCTTGGGCGCCTTCGTGGGCGTGGCGTCGATGAGCGCCAGCCAGCTCTTCTTCTTCTCGATCGAGACCTTCACCACCCAGGGCGTCGGCGACGTCTACCCGGTCGGCGCGCTGCGCCTGATCGCCAGCCTGGAGCCCCTGGCCGGTCTGATCCTGATCGGGTGGTCGGGCTCGTTCACCTTCCTGGCGATGGGCCTGGATTGGCGGCTCGGGCAGCGAACCACGGAGTCATCCGGCCGATAG
- a CDS encoding SGNH/GDSL hydrolase family protein, producing MLSLLLAAAIAQTPLPLNIGGRVAPAPSGAYDFGWPGVYFEGRFTGPSVEVAVDTGVEHLAVSVDGVRKAELTKSGETRLTLDRLGPGEHVVRLDKLTESQTGLARFEGFFVEKGRALPAPARPRRIEFIGDSHTVAYGVRSASRDCTEQQVHDLTDTSLSFAPILAARLDADYRIEAFSGRGVVRNYNGLAPGEPLPALFPRLIPGQAEPRIGANDPWKPEVVVIGLGTNDFSTALHPGEAWADEAALRRDYRDSYAAFVEGLKASRPGARFFLIQGDTFVDDVAEVASRVGATAVRITGMERTACHSHPSAGDQRMMADKLEAAIRAAP from the coding sequence ATGCTCTCCCTGCTTCTCGCCGCCGCCATCGCCCAGACGCCCTTGCCGCTGAACATCGGCGGCCGGGTCGCCCCCGCGCCTTCTGGGGCCTACGATTTCGGCTGGCCCGGCGTCTATTTCGAGGGGCGCTTCACAGGGCCGTCGGTCGAGGTGGCCGTGGACACCGGCGTCGAGCACCTGGCGGTCAGCGTCGACGGCGTCCGCAAGGCCGAACTGACCAAGTCCGGCGAAACGCGGCTGACGCTCGACCGTCTCGGTCCCGGCGAGCACGTCGTGCGGCTGGACAAGCTGACCGAGAGCCAGACGGGCTTGGCGCGGTTCGAGGGGTTCTTCGTCGAAAAGGGTAGGGCGTTGCCGGCGCCGGCGCGGCCGCGCCGGATCGAGTTCATCGGCGACTCCCACACCGTCGCCTATGGCGTCCGCTCGGCCAGCCGCGACTGCACCGAGCAACAGGTCCACGACCTGACCGACACCAGCCTGTCCTTCGCTCCGATCCTGGCCGCGCGGCTCGACGCCGACTACCGGATCGAGGCCTTCTCGGGCCGTGGCGTGGTGCGCAACTACAATGGCCTGGCGCCTGGCGAGCCTTTGCCGGCGCTGTTTCCGCGCTTGATCCCTGGTCAGGCCGAGCCCCGCATCGGGGCGAACGATCCTTGGAAGCCGGAGGTCGTAGTTATTGGCCTGGGCACCAACGACTTCTCGACCGCTCTGCATCCCGGCGAAGCCTGGGCCGACGAGGCGGCGCTGCGCAGGGACTATCGGGACAGCTACGCCGCCTTCGTCGAGGGCCTGAAGGCCAGCCGACCGGGCGCGCGTTTCTTCCTGATCCAGGGCGACACCTTCGTCGACGACGTCGCCGAGGTCGCCAGCCGCGTTGGCGCGACGGCGGTGCGGATCACCGGAATGGAGCGCACGGCATGCCACTCGCATCCTTCGGCGGGGGATCAGCGGATGATGGCCGACAAGCTCGAGGCGGCGATCCGGGCTGCGCCGTAG
- a CDS encoding NUDIX hydrolase, producing MSLPPIDAKFDTINDGAVRETGAALKPKHAATLIIVRTDGPKPRLLMGRRNGGHAFMPDKWVFPGGRVDRTDYDAPSASELAPEVAIRLEQDPRHPKPARLARALALAAVRETFEETGLLIAKEAPERPGAGPWRPFLAQGALPDLASLSFVARAITPPYRPRRFDARFFMAPAEALLSLDRRPDCGELDEIAWVDFEEAMALDLPNITRFVVHEVGQRLAEAGRPAPFMRFLNGKRHLTHL from the coding sequence ATGAGCCTGCCGCCGATCGACGCGAAATTCGACACGATCAACGACGGCGCCGTGCGCGAGACCGGCGCGGCGCTGAAGCCCAAGCACGCGGCCACCCTGATCATCGTGCGAACCGACGGGCCCAAGCCGCGCCTGCTGATGGGCCGACGCAACGGCGGCCACGCCTTCATGCCGGACAAGTGGGTGTTCCCCGGCGGCCGGGTCGACCGGACCGACTACGACGCCCCTAGCGCCAGTGAACTGGCTCCGGAGGTCGCCATTCGACTGGAGCAGGACCCTCGCCACCCTAAACCCGCTCGCCTGGCCCGCGCCCTGGCCTTGGCGGCGGTGCGGGAGACTTTCGAGGAGACCGGGCTTCTGATCGCCAAGGAAGCGCCCGAGCGGCCCGGCGCGGGCCCCTGGCGGCCGTTCCTGGCCCAAGGCGCCCTGCCCGACCTGGCGTCGCTGAGCTTCGTGGCCCGAGCCATCACCCCGCCCTATCGGCCGCGCCGGTTCGACGCCCGATTCTTCATGGCGCCTGCCGAGGCGTTGCTGTCGCTGGACCGCCGCCCCGACTGCGGCGAACTGGACGAGATCGCCTGGGTCGATTTCGAAGAGGCCATGGCGCTGGACCTGCCCAACATCACCCGCTTCGTCGTCCACGAGGTGGGGCAAAGGCTGGCCGAGGCTGGACGGCCCGCGCCGTTCATGCGTTTCCTGAACGGCAAGCGCCATCTGACCCACCTATAG
- a CDS encoding amidohydrolase — MIGRISTLALAAGLALGAPAIAAPTTAQVAAAAKAVQPKVVAWRRDIHEHPELGNQEVRTSALIAKELKALGLEVRENVGKTGVVGVLRGGKPGKVVALRADMDALPVAEKTGLPFASKATATWEGKTVPVMHACGHDTHVAMLLGTATVLAGMKKDIQGTVVFIFQPAEEGPQAGEEGGAKLMIQDGALDNPKVDAIFGVHIGPGDAHQLNYRPEGFYASSDRITITVKGKQTHGARPWAGVDMASVAADIIQATNQIAARQVDVGASPSVLTIAVINMGMRQNIIPEDLKMEGTMRTFSKARREDLIARMQKSVAAIGDRYGAKAEAVFTQPYPVTYNDPALSKWVKASLDKASPGKIDDNAALVTGAEDFSMYAEKVPAVFVQLGGRKADVPAATAPANHSPYFDVDEAVFETGVKAEVFMALDYLARK; from the coding sequence ATGATCGGACGGATTTCGACCCTGGCGCTAGCCGCCGGACTGGCTCTTGGCGCGCCGGCTATCGCCGCGCCCACGACCGCGCAGGTGGCCGCGGCGGCCAAGGCGGTCCAGCCCAAGGTCGTGGCCTGGCGTCGCGACATCCACGAGCATCCGGAACTGGGCAACCAGGAGGTCCGCACCTCGGCCCTGATCGCCAAGGAACTTAAGGCGCTGGGGCTGGAAGTCCGCGAGAACGTCGGCAAGACTGGCGTGGTCGGCGTCCTGCGGGGCGGCAAGCCGGGCAAGGTCGTGGCCCTCCGCGCCGACATGGACGCCCTGCCGGTGGCCGAGAAGACCGGCCTGCCGTTCGCCTCCAAGGCCACCGCGACGTGGGAAGGCAAGACCGTGCCGGTCATGCACGCCTGCGGCCACGACACCCACGTCGCCATGCTGCTGGGGACAGCCACGGTGCTGGCCGGCATGAAGAAGGACATCCAGGGCACGGTGGTCTTCATCTTCCAGCCGGCCGAGGAGGGCCCTCAGGCGGGCGAGGAAGGCGGCGCCAAGCTGATGATCCAGGATGGGGCGCTGGACAATCCCAAGGTCGACGCGATCTTCGGCGTCCACATCGGTCCCGGCGACGCCCACCAGCTGAACTACCGGCCGGAAGGCTTCTACGCCTCGTCGGACCGCATCACGATCACGGTTAAGGGTAAGCAGACCCACGGGGCGCGGCCCTGGGCCGGCGTCGACATGGCCAGCGTCGCCGCCGACATCATCCAGGCCACCAACCAGATCGCCGCGCGTCAGGTGGACGTGGGCGCCTCGCCCTCGGTGCTGACCATCGCGGTGATCAACATGGGCATGCGCCAGAACATCATCCCCGAGGACCTGAAGATGGAGGGGACCATGCGCACCTTCTCCAAGGCTCGTCGCGAGGATCTGATCGCTCGCATGCAGAAGTCGGTGGCCGCGATCGGCGATCGCTACGGCGCCAAGGCCGAGGCCGTGTTCACCCAGCCCTATCCGGTCACTTACAACGACCCGGCGCTGAGCAAGTGGGTCAAGGCCAGCCTGGATAAGGCCTCGCCCGGCAAGATCGACGACAACGCCGCCCTGGTCACCGGCGCGGAGGACTTCTCGATGTACGCCGAGAAGGTCCCGGCCGTGTTCGTCCAGCTGGGCGGCCGTAAGGCCGACGTCCCAGCCGCCACGGCGCCCGCCAACCACTCGCCCTATTTCGACGTGGACGAGGCGGTGTTCGAGACCGGCGTGAAGGCCGAGGTCTTCATGGCGCTGGATTATCTGGCGCGGAAATAG